From Taeniopygia guttata chromosome 21, bTaeGut7.mat, whole genome shotgun sequence, one genomic window encodes:
- the LOC100231234 gene encoding cyclin-dependent kinase 11B isoform X4: MGDEKDSWKVKTLDEILQEKKRRKEQEEKAEIKRMKNSDDRDSKRDSLEEGELRDHRMEITIRNSPYRREDSMEDRGEEDDSLAIKPPQQMSRKEKAHHRKDEKRKEKRRHRSHSAEGKHARVKEKEREHERRKRHREEQDKARREWERQKRREMAREHSRRERDRLEQLERERERKIREQQKEQREQKERERRAEERRKEREARREVSAHHRTVREEYGDKVKMRPWSRSPLRQQRDKLEQGESRKPVKEEKPEERDPLSDLQDISDSERKTSSAESSSESGSGSEEEEEESSSEGSEEEGEEEEEEEETGSNSEEVSEQSAEEVSEEEMSEEEERENGNHIPVESRFDRDSAGSEVEEEEVGEGSPHSNAMTEGEYIPDSPASSPIELKQELPKYLPALQGCRSVEEFQCLNRIEEGTYGVVYRAKDKKTDEIVALKRLKMEKEKEGFPITSLREINTILKAQHLNIVTVREIVVGSNMDKIYIVMNYVEHDLKSLMETMKQPFLPGEVKTLMIQLLRGVKHLHDNWILHRDLKTSNLLLSHSGILKVGDFGLAREYGSPLKPYTPVVVTLWYRAPELLLGAKEYSTAIDMWSVGCIFGELLTQKPLFPGKSEIDQINKVFKDLGTPSEKIWPGYNELPAVKKMTFTEYPYNNLRKRFGALLSDQGFDLMNNFLTYYPARRITAEDGLKHEYFRETPLPIDPSMFPTWPAKSEQQRVKRGTSPRPPEGGLGYSQLGDDDLKDTGFHLTTTNQGASAAGPGFSLKF; the protein is encoded by the exons ATGGGTGATGAAAAGGATTCTTGGAAAGTGAAGACTTTAGATGAGATTCTCCAGGAGAAGAAACGAAGGAAGGAGCaagaggagaaggcagagatcAAACGTATGAAAAAT TCAGATGACAGGGATTCCAAGAGGGATTCTCTTGAGGAGGGGGAGCTGAGAGACCATCGCATGGAAATCACCATCAGAAACTCGCCTTACAGGAGAGAAGACTCCATGGAAGATAG GGGAGAAGAAGATGATTCCTTGGCTATCAAACCACCCCAGCAAATGTCCCGGAAAGAAAAAGCCCATCACAGGAAGGAtgagaagaggaaagagaaacGCAGGCACAGGAGTCACTCTGCAGAAG GGAAGCATGCCAGAGTGAAAGAGAAAGAACGGGAGCATGAGCGTAGGAAGAGACATAGAGAAGAGCAGGATAAAGCCCGGCGTGAATGGGAGAGACAGAAACGGAGAGAGATGGCAAGGGAGCATTCCAGGAGGGAGAG agatCGTCTGGAGCAActggagagagaaagggaaagaaaaatccgGGAGCAACAGAAGGAACAGAGGGAGCAAAAGGAGCGAGAGAGGAGAgctgaggagaggaggaaggagagggaagcCAGGAGAGAAG TTTCTGCACACCATAGAACAGTGAGGGAAGAATATGGAGACAAAGTAAAAATGAGACCCTGGAGTCGCAGCCCTTTGCGCCAGCAGAGAGACAAGCTTGAGCAAGGAGAGAGCAGGAAACCAG TAAAAGAAGAGAAACCAGAAGAGAGGGATCCTCTGTCAGACTTGCAAGACATCAGTGACAGTGAGAGAAAAACCAGCTCAGCAGAGTCTTCCTCAG AATCTGGATCAGGctcagaagaggaggaggaagagtcCAGCAGTGAAGGCTctgaggaagagggagaggaagaggaggaggaggaggagacagGAAGCAATTCTGAGGAAGTGTCTGAGCAATCAGCAG AGGAGGTGAGCGAAGAGGAAATGAGTGAAGAGGAGGAACGGGAGAATGGAAACCACATCCCAGTTG AGTCGAGGTTTGACCGGGATTCTGCAGGGAgtgaggtggaggaggaggaggtcgGGGAGGGATCCCCTCATTCCAATGCCATGACAGAAGGGGAATACATTCCTGACTCTCCAGCTTCCTCCCCCATCGAGCTGAAGCAGGAGCTTCCCAAGTATCTTCCTGCCCTCCAG GGATGTCGCAGTGTGGAGGAATTCCAGTGTTTGAACAGGATTGAAGAAGGAACCTATGGGGTGGTGTACAGGGCAAAGGACAAAAAGACTG ATGAAATAGTGGCTCTGAAGcgactgaaaatggaaaaggagaaggaaggttTTCCCATTACTTCTCTGagagaaataaatacaattctGAAAGCACAGCACCTGAATATTGTCACTGTCAGA GAGATCGTTGTGGGCAGTAACATGGATAAAATCTATATTGTGATGAACTATGTGGAACACGACCTTAAGAGCCTGATGGAAACAATGAAACAGCCTTTCCTGCCAG GGGAAGTGAAGACTTTGATGATTCAGTTACTACGAGGGGTCAAACACCTCCACGACAACTGGATCCTTCACAGAGACTTGAAAACTTCCAATCTGCTGCTCAGTCATTCAGGCATTTTAAAA gttGGAGATTTTGGATTAGCCAGGGAATATGGGTCTCCCCTGAAGCCCTACACCCCTGTGGTTGTGACCCTGTGGTACAGAGCTCCAGAGCTGTTGCTTGGAGCAAAG gAATATTCCACAGCCATAGACATGTGGTCAGTGGGGTGTATTTTTGGGGAGCTGCTGACGCAGAAGCCACTGTTTCCAGGGAAGTCAGAAATCGACCAGATTAACAAAGTTTTtaag GATCTGGGTACTCCCAGTGAAAAGATCTGGCCTGGTTACAACGAGCTGCCAGCAGTGAAGAAAATGACCTTCACAGAATATCCCTACAACAACCTGCGCAAGAGATTCGGGGCTCTGCTCTCTGACCAGGGCTTTGACCTGATGAACAA CTTCCTGACGTACTACCCGGCGCGGCGGATCACGGCGGAGGACGGGCTGAAGCACGAGTACTTCCGAGAGACCCCCCTGCCCATCGACCCCTCCATGTTCCCCACCTGGCCAGCCAAGAGTGAGCAGCAGAGGGTCAAGAGGGGCACCAGCCCCCGGCCCCCCGAGGGAGGGCTGGGCTACAGCCAGCTG GGTGATGATGACCTGAAGGACACAGGTTTCCATCTGACCACCACAAATCAAGGTGCATCTGCTGCAGGACCTGGCTTCAGCCTCAAGTTTTGA
- the LOC100231234 gene encoding cyclin-dependent kinase 11B isoform X2: MGDEKDSWKVKTLDEILQEKKRRKEQEEKAEIKRMKNSDDRDSKRDSLEEGELRDHRMEITIRNSPYRREDSMEDRGEEDDSLAIKPPQQMSRKEKAHHRKDEKRKEKRRHRSHSAEGKHARVKEKEREHERRKRHREEQDKARREWERQKRREMAREHSRRERDRLEQLERERERKIREQQKEQREQKERERRAEERRKEREARREVSAHHRTVREEYGDKVKMRPWSRSPLRQQRDKLEQGESRKPVKEEKPEERDPLSDLQDISDSERKTSSAESSSESGSGSEEEEEESSSEGSEEEGEEEEEEEETGSNSEEVSEQSAEEVSEEEMSEEEERENGNHIPVVPESRFDRDSAGSEVEEEEVGEGSPHSNAMTEGEYIPDSPASSPIELKQELPKYLPALQGCRSVEEFQCLNRIEEGTYGVVYRAKDKKTDEIVALKRLKMEKEKEGFPITSLREINTILKAQHLNIVTVREIVVGSNMDKIYIVMNYVEHDLKSLMETMKQPFLPGEVKTLMIQLLRGVKHLHDNWILHRDLKTSNLLLSHSGILKVGDFGLAREYGSPLKPYTPVVVTLWYRAPELLLGAKEYSTAIDMWSVGCIFGELLTQKPLFPGKSEIDQINKVFKDLGTPSEKIWPGYNELPAVKKMTFTEYPYNNLRKRFGALLSDQGFDLMNNFLTYYPARRITAEDGLKHEYFRETPLPIDPSMFPTWPAKSEQQRVKRGTSPRPPEGGLGYSQLGDDDLKDTGFHLTTTNQGASAAGPGFSLKF, encoded by the exons ATGGGTGATGAAAAGGATTCTTGGAAAGTGAAGACTTTAGATGAGATTCTCCAGGAGAAGAAACGAAGGAAGGAGCaagaggagaaggcagagatcAAACGTATGAAAAAT TCAGATGACAGGGATTCCAAGAGGGATTCTCTTGAGGAGGGGGAGCTGAGAGACCATCGCATGGAAATCACCATCAGAAACTCGCCTTACAGGAGAGAAGACTCCATGGAAGATAG GGGAGAAGAAGATGATTCCTTGGCTATCAAACCACCCCAGCAAATGTCCCGGAAAGAAAAAGCCCATCACAGGAAGGAtgagaagaggaaagagaaacGCAGGCACAGGAGTCACTCTGCAGAAG GGAAGCATGCCAGAGTGAAAGAGAAAGAACGGGAGCATGAGCGTAGGAAGAGACATAGAGAAGAGCAGGATAAAGCCCGGCGTGAATGGGAGAGACAGAAACGGAGAGAGATGGCAAGGGAGCATTCCAGGAGGGAGAG agatCGTCTGGAGCAActggagagagaaagggaaagaaaaatccgGGAGCAACAGAAGGAACAGAGGGAGCAAAAGGAGCGAGAGAGGAGAgctgaggagaggaggaaggagagggaagcCAGGAGAGAAG TTTCTGCACACCATAGAACAGTGAGGGAAGAATATGGAGACAAAGTAAAAATGAGACCCTGGAGTCGCAGCCCTTTGCGCCAGCAGAGAGACAAGCTTGAGCAAGGAGAGAGCAGGAAACCAG TAAAAGAAGAGAAACCAGAAGAGAGGGATCCTCTGTCAGACTTGCAAGACATCAGTGACAGTGAGAGAAAAACCAGCTCAGCAGAGTCTTCCTCAG AATCTGGATCAGGctcagaagaggaggaggaagagtcCAGCAGTGAAGGCTctgaggaagagggagaggaagaggaggaggaggaggagacagGAAGCAATTCTGAGGAAGTGTCTGAGCAATCAGCAG AGGAGGTGAGCGAAGAGGAAATGAGTGAAGAGGAGGAACGGGAGAATGGAAACCACATCCCAGTTG TTCCAGAGTCGAGGTTTGACCGGGATTCTGCAGGGAgtgaggtggaggaggaggaggtcgGGGAGGGATCCCCTCATTCCAATGCCATGACAGAAGGGGAATACATTCCTGACTCTCCAGCTTCCTCCCCCATCGAGCTGAAGCAGGAGCTTCCCAAGTATCTTCCTGCCCTCCAG GGATGTCGCAGTGTGGAGGAATTCCAGTGTTTGAACAGGATTGAAGAAGGAACCTATGGGGTGGTGTACAGGGCAAAGGACAAAAAGACTG ATGAAATAGTGGCTCTGAAGcgactgaaaatggaaaaggagaaggaaggttTTCCCATTACTTCTCTGagagaaataaatacaattctGAAAGCACAGCACCTGAATATTGTCACTGTCAGA GAGATCGTTGTGGGCAGTAACATGGATAAAATCTATATTGTGATGAACTATGTGGAACACGACCTTAAGAGCCTGATGGAAACAATGAAACAGCCTTTCCTGCCAG GGGAAGTGAAGACTTTGATGATTCAGTTACTACGAGGGGTCAAACACCTCCACGACAACTGGATCCTTCACAGAGACTTGAAAACTTCCAATCTGCTGCTCAGTCATTCAGGCATTTTAAAA gttGGAGATTTTGGATTAGCCAGGGAATATGGGTCTCCCCTGAAGCCCTACACCCCTGTGGTTGTGACCCTGTGGTACAGAGCTCCAGAGCTGTTGCTTGGAGCAAAG gAATATTCCACAGCCATAGACATGTGGTCAGTGGGGTGTATTTTTGGGGAGCTGCTGACGCAGAAGCCACTGTTTCCAGGGAAGTCAGAAATCGACCAGATTAACAAAGTTTTtaag GATCTGGGTACTCCCAGTGAAAAGATCTGGCCTGGTTACAACGAGCTGCCAGCAGTGAAGAAAATGACCTTCACAGAATATCCCTACAACAACCTGCGCAAGAGATTCGGGGCTCTGCTCTCTGACCAGGGCTTTGACCTGATGAACAA CTTCCTGACGTACTACCCGGCGCGGCGGATCACGGCGGAGGACGGGCTGAAGCACGAGTACTTCCGAGAGACCCCCCTGCCCATCGACCCCTCCATGTTCCCCACCTGGCCAGCCAAGAGTGAGCAGCAGAGGGTCAAGAGGGGCACCAGCCCCCGGCCCCCCGAGGGAGGGCTGGGCTACAGCCAGCTG GGTGATGATGACCTGAAGGACACAGGTTTCCATCTGACCACCACAAATCAAGGTGCATCTGCTGCAGGACCTGGCTTCAGCCTCAAGTTTTGA
- the LOC100231234 gene encoding cyclin-dependent kinase 11B isoform X1, with protein sequence MGDEKDSWKVKTLDEILQEKKRRKEQEEKAEIKRMKNSDDRDSKRDSLEEGELRDHRMEITIRNSPYRREDSMEDRGEEDDSLAIKPPQQMSRKEKAHHRKDEKRKEKRRHRSHSAEGKHARVKEKEREHERRKRHREEQDKARREWERQKRREMAREHSRRERDRLEQLERERERKIREQQKEQREQKERERRAEERRKEREARREVSAHHRTVREEYGDKVKMRPWSRSPLRQQRDKLEQGESRKPAVKEEKPEERDPLSDLQDISDSERKTSSAESSSESGSGSEEEEEESSSEGSEEEGEEEEEEEETGSNSEEVSEQSAEEVSEEEMSEEEERENGNHIPVVPESRFDRDSAGSEVEEEEVGEGSPHSNAMTEGEYIPDSPASSPIELKQELPKYLPALQGCRSVEEFQCLNRIEEGTYGVVYRAKDKKTDEIVALKRLKMEKEKEGFPITSLREINTILKAQHLNIVTVREIVVGSNMDKIYIVMNYVEHDLKSLMETMKQPFLPGEVKTLMIQLLRGVKHLHDNWILHRDLKTSNLLLSHSGILKVGDFGLAREYGSPLKPYTPVVVTLWYRAPELLLGAKEYSTAIDMWSVGCIFGELLTQKPLFPGKSEIDQINKVFKDLGTPSEKIWPGYNELPAVKKMTFTEYPYNNLRKRFGALLSDQGFDLMNNFLTYYPARRITAEDGLKHEYFRETPLPIDPSMFPTWPAKSEQQRVKRGTSPRPPEGGLGYSQLGDDDLKDTGFHLTTTNQGASAAGPGFSLKF encoded by the exons ATGGGTGATGAAAAGGATTCTTGGAAAGTGAAGACTTTAGATGAGATTCTCCAGGAGAAGAAACGAAGGAAGGAGCaagaggagaaggcagagatcAAACGTATGAAAAAT TCAGATGACAGGGATTCCAAGAGGGATTCTCTTGAGGAGGGGGAGCTGAGAGACCATCGCATGGAAATCACCATCAGAAACTCGCCTTACAGGAGAGAAGACTCCATGGAAGATAG GGGAGAAGAAGATGATTCCTTGGCTATCAAACCACCCCAGCAAATGTCCCGGAAAGAAAAAGCCCATCACAGGAAGGAtgagaagaggaaagagaaacGCAGGCACAGGAGTCACTCTGCAGAAG GGAAGCATGCCAGAGTGAAAGAGAAAGAACGGGAGCATGAGCGTAGGAAGAGACATAGAGAAGAGCAGGATAAAGCCCGGCGTGAATGGGAGAGACAGAAACGGAGAGAGATGGCAAGGGAGCATTCCAGGAGGGAGAG agatCGTCTGGAGCAActggagagagaaagggaaagaaaaatccgGGAGCAACAGAAGGAACAGAGGGAGCAAAAGGAGCGAGAGAGGAGAgctgaggagaggaggaaggagagggaagcCAGGAGAGAAG TTTCTGCACACCATAGAACAGTGAGGGAAGAATATGGAGACAAAGTAAAAATGAGACCCTGGAGTCGCAGCCCTTTGCGCCAGCAGAGAGACAAGCTTGAGCAAGGAGAGAGCAGGAAACCAG CAGTAAAAGAAGAGAAACCAGAAGAGAGGGATCCTCTGTCAGACTTGCAAGACATCAGTGACAGTGAGAGAAAAACCAGCTCAGCAGAGTCTTCCTCAG AATCTGGATCAGGctcagaagaggaggaggaagagtcCAGCAGTGAAGGCTctgaggaagagggagaggaagaggaggaggaggaggagacagGAAGCAATTCTGAGGAAGTGTCTGAGCAATCAGCAG AGGAGGTGAGCGAAGAGGAAATGAGTGAAGAGGAGGAACGGGAGAATGGAAACCACATCCCAGTTG TTCCAGAGTCGAGGTTTGACCGGGATTCTGCAGGGAgtgaggtggaggaggaggaggtcgGGGAGGGATCCCCTCATTCCAATGCCATGACAGAAGGGGAATACATTCCTGACTCTCCAGCTTCCTCCCCCATCGAGCTGAAGCAGGAGCTTCCCAAGTATCTTCCTGCCCTCCAG GGATGTCGCAGTGTGGAGGAATTCCAGTGTTTGAACAGGATTGAAGAAGGAACCTATGGGGTGGTGTACAGGGCAAAGGACAAAAAGACTG ATGAAATAGTGGCTCTGAAGcgactgaaaatggaaaaggagaaggaaggttTTCCCATTACTTCTCTGagagaaataaatacaattctGAAAGCACAGCACCTGAATATTGTCACTGTCAGA GAGATCGTTGTGGGCAGTAACATGGATAAAATCTATATTGTGATGAACTATGTGGAACACGACCTTAAGAGCCTGATGGAAACAATGAAACAGCCTTTCCTGCCAG GGGAAGTGAAGACTTTGATGATTCAGTTACTACGAGGGGTCAAACACCTCCACGACAACTGGATCCTTCACAGAGACTTGAAAACTTCCAATCTGCTGCTCAGTCATTCAGGCATTTTAAAA gttGGAGATTTTGGATTAGCCAGGGAATATGGGTCTCCCCTGAAGCCCTACACCCCTGTGGTTGTGACCCTGTGGTACAGAGCTCCAGAGCTGTTGCTTGGAGCAAAG gAATATTCCACAGCCATAGACATGTGGTCAGTGGGGTGTATTTTTGGGGAGCTGCTGACGCAGAAGCCACTGTTTCCAGGGAAGTCAGAAATCGACCAGATTAACAAAGTTTTtaag GATCTGGGTACTCCCAGTGAAAAGATCTGGCCTGGTTACAACGAGCTGCCAGCAGTGAAGAAAATGACCTTCACAGAATATCCCTACAACAACCTGCGCAAGAGATTCGGGGCTCTGCTCTCTGACCAGGGCTTTGACCTGATGAACAA CTTCCTGACGTACTACCCGGCGCGGCGGATCACGGCGGAGGACGGGCTGAAGCACGAGTACTTCCGAGAGACCCCCCTGCCCATCGACCCCTCCATGTTCCCCACCTGGCCAGCCAAGAGTGAGCAGCAGAGGGTCAAGAGGGGCACCAGCCCCCGGCCCCCCGAGGGAGGGCTGGGCTACAGCCAGCTG GGTGATGATGACCTGAAGGACACAGGTTTCCATCTGACCACCACAAATCAAGGTGCATCTGCTGCAGGACCTGGCTTCAGCCTCAAGTTTTGA